The Blastopirellula marina genome contains the following window.
AGAAACGTTTGGCTCAATTGAAAGAGACGCGACTGCAGCTCTCTGGTTTGGAAGATCATAGCCATCGTCTGACCGAGAAGATCAAAAAGCTGCGGGCTGACATTGCCGTATTGGAGGGAGAAACCACCAACGTCACGGGCAGTGCTGATGACTTCGAAACTCAGAAGACGCGTTTGCGTCAGCAAATCGCTGAGGCGGAGTCCGAACTGGCAAAGATCCGTGAAGAAGCGGAGAAGCGGAAACCAGCTTATGCGTTGGTACCGTACGAAGGTCGTAGTGGTACTCGGAGGCAACCGATTTACATCGAATGTACCTCCGACCGTGTGATCATCCAGCCCGAGGGGATTGGCCTGACAGGCAACGATTTCCAACCTCCCCTCGGCCCAGGCAACCCGCTGGCAGCGGCCCTTCGGACGATCCGCGAATACCGACAAGGGCAAGGCGTCGGCGACCAGGGGAGTCCTTATCCACTGCTCGTTGTCCGCCCCGATGGTGCCGAGTCGTATGCTGCCGCTCGTGATGCCCTCGACGGCTGGGACGATGAATTCGGCTATGAACTGGTCGACGAGGAAACGGAATTAGCTTATCCACCAGCCGATCGTTTCCTAGCGAAACGTTTGGTCGAAACGGTCGAACTGGCTCGTCGTCGCAAGTTCGCGATCATGATGGCCGCTCCGAAAAAGTATGGCCGCGTAGAAGATCAGTACCTCGTCGCCAGTCGAAACGGTGGTTTCCAGGCCGTAGGTGGCGGTGGTGGTGAAGGTGATGCGTTCCTTGAGAACCGCTTTATACATGGAAACGGTAAAGGTGCTTTCGGCGAAAAACTGGGGGGCTCCGGTTTGAACGGTGGCGGAGAAGCAATGAATCCGCCAGATGGTTCCAGCGGCCAGTCAAACAGCCTCCAAGGCCAGCAAGGCTTCTATCCGCAGAACGCTCCAGCAGCCTCGCAGAATAACAACAGCAATGGGCAACAAGGCTCCCCGTATCAGCGACAAGGACCATCGCCCGATGCCGCACAAAGTGGCAACGCCGGTAGTGGTGGCAATCGACCTTCGATGTCGCAGCCAATCGCTGCCAAACGTGGCGGCAACTGGGCTCTGCCTAATGCCACGCCACGAAGTACGGCGATCACTCGACCAGTTCAGTTGGTTTGCAGCGGCGAACAGATGACCCTGGTCCAGGAACGAGGTGTTTTGGGACCGGCCGAAACGGTTCCGGTTGATGGCGATATGGAAGCGGCGGCCGATAAGCTGGTTCGTCTGATTCATACCCGCATCGATAGTTGGGGGATCGCTGGTCGGAACTTCTATTGGAAACCGATCCTGGAAGTCACCGTCGAACCAGGGGGCGACGCCGTTGTCCGCCAATTGGAAACCCTATTTTATGGTTCGGGAATCGAGGTGAAACGCAAGTGAGACGCCCGGCCAGAAAAGCAAACGGCGATCAAAACGCCCCTTCACTCGATTCGTTCCTCGATGTGGTCACGAATCTCGTCGGTATCTTGATCATTTTGATCATGGTAGTCGGGGTGACGGCGCGAGATGCCTTGTTCGATGCGGTCAGCGGTAGCCCAGACAGTACCGTCCCCCCTGCTCTTTCGATTCCTGCTCCACAGGAAATCGCAGAACCAGAACCAACGCCTGAACCCAAGGGCCCTACCCTGGCTGAGCTGAACAGCCTAGCGGATGACGTGGCAACGATTCAGCAAGAGATCTTGAAAACGCAAGAGCAAGCCAAACTCGCATTTGAGGAACGAAACCAACTTCAACTGTTCCTCACTTCCGCCGAGACGGCGCTGAACGAGAAACAAAACGAACTCGATAGCAGCAAGCAGGAAGAAGTTGCTCAGCAGCGCGAGTTGCTGGAATCGTCTCGACAACTTGATGCACTCTACGATCAGATCGAGGGGCTCAGTAAATACCGCCCTGAAGTAAAGGAACTAGCCCACTACCCGACTCCACTAGCAAAAACTGTGTTTGGCAAGGAGGAGCACTTCCGTCTAAAGAACGGCCGGATCTCTTACGTGCCGATGGAACGCTTGGTTGAAGGGATGAAAAACGATGCCCGTAGTCATCTCGATCGCGCGAAACGAGATGGCACTGCGACGGCCCGAATTGGTCCAATGAATGGCTACGTGATGGAATACACGCTGATTAGCCGTTCGTACGAGATGGAAACCTCGATGGGAACCGCGACCCGCGGGGGTGTCGAGCTGAAACAATTCATCTTAGTGCCAGAATCGGATATGCTGGGCGAACCGGTTGAAGATGCCCTGAAACCTGGTTCCCGCTTTCGAGATATCATCGCATCGCTTGATCCCGCACGAACGACGATCACCATCTGGACCTATCCCGATAGCTACCACAACTTCCGTAGCGTTCGGGACGACCTCTACCAAATCGGGTTCACCACAGCGGCTCGTCCGTTACCGGATGACTATCCCATCGGCGGTAGTCCCCACGGCGAACGGTCGTCGTCGCAATAAGGCAAATGCTTTACAATGGGGGCTTTGTCACGCGACACTTTCCCCATTGTGTTCATGAATCCGACCGCCGAACAGTTAACCGACTGGGACAAACGCTACGTGTGGCACGCCTTCACCCAAATGGCATGCTACGAACCGCTGATCATCGAATCGGCCGAAGGATGCGAGCTGATCGATATCGAAGGACGTCGCCTCTTAGATGGCGTGAGCAGCATGTGGTGCAACGTCCATGGGCATCGTCACCCGAAACTTGATCAAGCGGTGAAAGATCAGTTAGATAAGGTCGCGCATGTGACCAATTTGGGCTGCTCGAACAGCACGGCAATTCTTCTAGCCAAGCGACTAGCAGAAATCACCCCTGGCGATCTCAACCATAGTTTCTTCTGCAGCGATGGTGCCTCGGCATTGGAAGTCGCCATCAAATTGGCCTTTCAATATTGGCATCAGTGTGACAACCCACGTCCGAAAAAGACAACCTACATCGGATTCGAGGACGCCTACCATGGCGACACCATTGGCACGATTAGTGTCGGTGGCGTTGACCAGTTTAACGCGGTTTTCAAACCGCTCATGTTTCCAGTCCATCGGTTACCCATTCCAGATCGACGCGTGCCTGACGAAGCTTCGGCTTGCACCTACCACTTGCGGATCTTGGAAGAATCATTGGAAAAGCATCACGAGGCAATCGCAGCCCTCGTGATCGAACCTTTGGTTCTGGGTGCGGCAGGAATGATCGTTCAACCGCCCGGATATCTTCGCGGTGTCCGCGAACTCACGAAGAAATACAACGTGCTGATGATTGCCGACGAAGTTGCCGTTGGACTGGGCCGAACCGGGACCATGTTCGCTTGCCAACAAGAGGAGGTTGTCCCCGACATCCTTTGCCTGGGTAAAGGACTCAGTGGTGGCTATCTGCCAATGAGTGCCGCGATTGCGACCACTGAGATTTGGAATGCTTACCTTGGTGAATTCAGTGAAGCGAAACAGCTTTGCCATGGGCACACGTTCGGTGGCAATCCGCTCGGCTCGGCGGTTGCCTTGGCAACGATCGACCTGTTTGACGAAGAGAAGACTCTTAAGCAATTACCTCCAAAAGTTGCTCGCATTACCGAGCATCTCGCAAAGCTGAAGAAGCATCCGCACGTCGGCGATGTTCGTCAACGGGGCATGATCGCTGCCGTAGAAATCGTGCGAGACAAAGTTACCGGCGAACATTTCCCTTGGACCGAACGTCACGGCCATCAGGTATGCCAGTTCGCGCTCAAACATGGCGTTTGGATTCGTCCGTTAGGAGATGTGCTGGTTATCATGCCACCACTTTCTGTTTCGCTCGAGCAGATTGATCAACTGTGTGAGGTGATCGGAGCAGGAATCGATGCCGTTACGAAAGGCAAGGACGCATCCCGATGAACGACTATCGCTTTCTTTTGATTCAGATTCGTGACGCCGACGATCCCATCCGCGAGCAAGAGATTGCCTGCTTTGCCACGGCCCTCGATTGCCCAGCGTCGTCCATTGGCGTGTTCGACCTTCTGAATACCGAGCTTCAATCATCCCACTTGATCAACTACGACATGGTCGTGATCGGCGGTTCTGGTCGCTATAGCGTCACCAGCGAAGCACCTTGGATGTACAAGGCGTTAGTAAGCTTGCAAAGACTGCTCGATAGTGGCAAACCGGTGTTTGCTTCATGCTGGGGATTTCAAGCGTTGGCCCGTGCAGCTGGAGGCCAAGTGATTCATGACTTGGAAAATGCGGAACTCGGGACACATCACGTCTTCCTTACCGATGCAGGGAAGCAAGACCCGGTCTTCTCGCAGCTTCCTGAGTCGTTCTTGGCTTATATGGGCCATGAAGATCGTGTGATTGAACTGCCGCCTGGGACGACTTTATTAGCAACAAACTCGCGAGTCGCTCAACAGGCGTTTCGATTTGATCATCGCCCGGTGTACTGCACGCAGTTCCATCCGGAGCTGACACTCGATTCATTGCACAAGCGAATCGAGGCCTATCCTGAATATTGCGAGCGGATCGCAAAGATTCCTTTCGACGAGTTTCGAAGGCAGTGCGAGCCTGGCCCCGAAAGCGAGTCCATCTTGAGGTATTTCATCAAGCATGTAGTCGGTTGATATTCCTTAATAAGTGCCAGAATATCCGTTACTTTCGCTAGGTTCCCTACAATCGCATTGCGGAATCATGCATCCTCTTCTCTCTCTGCTGGTTGCAATTCTGTACTGACCTACGCTTGAACTCAGACATAGTGCGCCCAAAAGTGCGCTAACGCTGAACAGTCAAGCAAATCTGGGGCAGCAGATAAATGGAAAGCAACTCTCACATCCAGCATGCTGGATTTCGGAATGCGACGTATACGACGTCGAACCGCACCATATTAACGGCCATGTTTGCCGTTTGGATTTCGTTGGTGGGAGCAGGCTTTCTTGCGATGTTGATTTATCAGCACGACGCCAAGCCGCACCCTGAGATTGTTTCTCGATGGCCTAACTCGACCGATATTTCCCGTGATTCGACACGTTGTAACTTACTGGTTTTCCTGCATCCACGATGCGCGTGCTCGCTGGCAACGCTCAACGAGCTTGCGCGAATTCAATCGCAATGCCAGGATCAACTTGCCATCAAGATACTCATGTATCAACCAGCCGATGCGGAAGCTGATTGGCTTGAATCTCCCATTGTTGACTTGGCAGAACAAATTCCAGGTGCGGAACGAATCGTTGATCGAGACGGAGTCGAAGCAAGTCGCTTCGGAGCCAATACTTCGGGACAAGTCATCCTATTTGACCCAAATGGATCACGGGTCTTTACTGGTGGTATTACCCCGTCCCGCGCACACGAAGGGGACAGCATCGGCCGGCAGACCATTGAAAGCTATGTGTGCCGTGGAGAAATCTCGGTCGATTACGCGAAGACATTTGGATGTCCGCTATGGGATACCAAGCCCAACTCACCTAGCAAGCCGAGGACTCTGAATGATGGCGTTCAGTGAAAACCGGCCGATCAATGATCGCGCTAGGGAATTGCTAGAAGAACATCGCACAGCGATTTACCGCCGAACCGATCGGATGTTCGCGTGGTTGATGCTGTTTCAGTGGATCGCCGGGCTGGCAATCACATTATGGATTTCCCCCCATACCTGGGCCGGGCAACAAAAGTTCGTCCATCCTCATATTTGGGCGGCACTGTTCCTGGGCGGCCTGATTTGTAGTTTCCCGGTATTGTTAGCGTGGAAACTACCAGGCACAACGCTGACCCGTCATACGATTGCGGTAGGCCAAGCGTTGGCCTCCTCGCTGCTGATTCACCTCATGGGTGGTCGGATTGAATCGCATTTCCATATCTTTGGTTCGCTCGCATTTTTGGCTTTCTATCGCGACTGGACAGTACTCGTAACCGCATCGTTGGTAGTTGCAGCCGACCACTTCTTCCGCGGCTTGATCTGGCCGGAATCGATTTACGGTATCTCTGTTTTTGGGTGGCAGCGATCCTTCGAGCACACGGCATGGGTTCTGTTCGAGGACGTCTTCCTGATCTATACCTGCCTGATGAGCTGTCGCGAAATGACGGTGATTGCCAATCGCCGTGCAGAAATGGAACGGATGCAGATCGAAGTCGAACGCGAAGTGACTGATCGAACCCGCGAAATCGAACTGCAACGCCTCGTTCTCGAAGAGTCGCACCAACGCCTCCAACGTCAAACGAACGAACTGCGAAGTGCGATTGAAGCCGCGGAAGGGGCGAATCGCGCTAAGAGTGCGTTTCTGGCGAATATGAGTCACGAGATTCGCACTCCGCTAACCGCGATCCTGGGTTTTGCCGACGTACTGTTAGAATCTGGCGATATCGGCAAAGCACCGACTGAACGCGTCGAAGCAATTGATACCATTCGCCGCAATGGGGCCCATCTGGTATCACTGATAAACGACTTGCTCGACCTGTCCAAAATAGAAGCAGGTAAATTCCAAACCGAGCACCTTCCCTGCTCGCTCCATCGTTTGATCGCCGACTTGCAGCAGTTAATGCAAGTCCGACTTGATGAAAAGAAGCTTACGTTCTCGACGGAATACCTCGGTCCATTGCCCGAGATGATCCAAACCGATCCGACTCGCCTGCGTCAGATATTGATGAACTTGCTAAGCAACTCCATCAAGTTTACACCGTCTGGTGGCATCAAGATTGTGATCAACCTAATTGGCCGGGGCAACGATCGCAAAGTGCAGCTTGATATTTCGGACACGGGCATCGGCATTTCCGATGCGATGCGTGAAAAGTTATTTCAGCCGTTCACGCAAGAGGATGGATCGATGTCGCGTCGCTTCGGCGGAACGGGCTTGGGATTAACCATTAGTAAACAGTTCGCCAAACTCCTTGGCGGCGATCTCGTTATTCTCGATACGTCGTCACAAGGGACGACGTTCCGTTTGACGATTGATCCTGGGCCGCTGCAAAACGCGACGCTTCAGCAGCCAGACAAGTTCGTTGAAACTCCGCGTCAGACGCCACGGAAGTTAGCGGAACTGAAGGATATTCTGGCGAATGTCCGCGTACTATTGGT
Protein-coding sequences here:
- the bioA gene encoding adenosylmethionine--8-amino-7-oxononanoate transaminase; the protein is MSRDTFPIVFMNPTAEQLTDWDKRYVWHAFTQMACYEPLIIESAEGCELIDIEGRRLLDGVSSMWCNVHGHRHPKLDQAVKDQLDKVAHVTNLGCSNSTAILLAKRLAEITPGDLNHSFFCSDGASALEVAIKLAFQYWHQCDNPRPKKTTYIGFEDAYHGDTIGTISVGGVDQFNAVFKPLMFPVHRLPIPDRRVPDEASACTYHLRILEESLEKHHEAIAALVIEPLVLGAAGMIVQPPGYLRGVRELTKKYNVLMIADEVAVGLGRTGTMFACQQEEVVPDILCLGKGLSGGYLPMSAAIATTEIWNAYLGEFSEAKQLCHGHTFGGNPLGSAVALATIDLFDEEKTLKQLPPKVARITEHLAKLKKHPHVGDVRQRGMIAAVEIVRDKVTGEHFPWTERHGHQVCQFALKHGVWIRPLGDVLVIMPPLSVSLEQIDQLCEVIGAGIDAVTKGKDASR
- a CDS encoding type 1 glutamine amidotransferase, producing MNDYRFLLIQIRDADDPIREQEIACFATALDCPASSIGVFDLLNTELQSSHLINYDMVVIGGSGRYSVTSEAPWMYKALVSLQRLLDSGKPVFASCWGFQALARAAGGQVIHDLENAELGTHHVFLTDAGKQDPVFSQLPESFLAYMGHEDRVIELPPGTTLLATNSRVAQQAFRFDHRPVYCTQFHPELTLDSLHKRIEAYPEYCERIAKIPFDEFRRQCEPGPESESILRYFIKHVVG
- a CDS encoding ATP-binding protein; protein product: MMAFSENRPINDRARELLEEHRTAIYRRTDRMFAWLMLFQWIAGLAITLWISPHTWAGQQKFVHPHIWAALFLGGLICSFPVLLAWKLPGTTLTRHTIAVGQALASSLLIHLMGGRIESHFHIFGSLAFLAFYRDWTVLVTASLVVAADHFFRGLIWPESIYGISVFGWQRSFEHTAWVLFEDVFLIYTCLMSCREMTVIANRRAEMERMQIEVEREVTDRTREIELQRLVLEESHQRLQRQTNELRSAIEAAEGANRAKSAFLANMSHEIRTPLTAILGFADVLLESGDIGKAPTERVEAIDTIRRNGAHLVSLINDLLDLSKIEAGKFQTEHLPCSLHRLIADLQQLMQVRLDEKKLTFSTEYLGPLPEMIQTDPTRLRQILMNLLSNSIKFTPSGGIKIVINLIGRGNDRKVQLDISDTGIGISDAMREKLFQPFTQEDGSMSRRFGGTGLGLTISKQFAKLLGGDLVILDTSSQGTTFRLTIDPGPLQNATLQQPDKFVETPRQTPRKLAELKDILANVRVLLVEDGPDNQRLISFLLKKAGACVEIAENGQLGYQAATNASLRGEPFDVILMDMQMPIMDGYTAATKLRQDKYEGPIIALTAHAMAEDRNRCVEAGCTDYTTKPVDREKLIDLIRFHSHATSVT